One part of the Dermacentor silvarum isolate Dsil-2018 chromosome 6, BIME_Dsil_1.4, whole genome shotgun sequence genome encodes these proteins:
- the LOC119455146 gene encoding uncharacterized protein LOC119455146, which produces MTNDAAEAIAFFLTRNETVTRIELSCMGCASRYQMGEIYHGMLNNRRIVDYVLTFSFPFDCGMSFLVLEKLRKKRSMLYRAVEFAKLPVLDKQSAEAFELFFKNPGFRRELGEVTGSTEAEVLPLLMSAQNYLRDNYLVITGVVQQDVLECHPREVTQVDALNKDCWRAIVRYLNVSDVVTPRA; this is translated from the coding sequence ATGACCAACGATGCTGCGGAGGCCATCGCGTTCTTCCTGACTCGAAACGAGACAGTGACTCGTATTGAACTGTCTTGCATGGGGTGTGCTTCCAGATACCAGATGGGGGAGATTTATCACGGCATGCTGAACAACCGGCGCATCGTGGATTATGTCTTAACATTCAGTTTTCCTTTCGACTGCGGCATGAGTTTCCTCGTCCTTGAAAAGCTGCGAAAGAAGCGCAGCATGCTATACCGCGCTGTAGAGTTTGCAAAGCTCCCCGTACTGGACAAGCAGTCTGCCGAAGCTTTCGAGCTCTTCTTTAAAAACCCTGGTTTCCGCCGCGAACTCGGCGAGGTCACCGGCAGTACTGAGGCTGAAGTGCTGCCATTGTTGATGTCTGCCCAGAATTACTTGCGTGACAACTACCTTGTCATCACTGGCGTTGTTCAGCAGGACGTTCTCGAGTGTCACCCTAGAGAAGTCACCCAGGTGGACGCCCTCAACAAGGACTGTTGGCGAGCGATTGTGCGTTATCTAAACGTCAGTGACGTTGTCACGCCGCGTGCCTGA